From the Candidatus Thermoplasmatota archaeon genome, one window contains:
- a CDS encoding VTT domain-containing protein — MPDGPLRRFARAVREAFSAAWALATDASARAEVRGAARRDKPSVPPRYVHALLLFALAGAAIAWALGAAVLLAMRPDFLGSWNVAWGIFAVALLTATVLPTPYEPTLIPLAREGVLGAAVGVTAAAAGIALGAAFVYFLGGALRQEMERWTQHGIVRGFLEYSERFARRAGYPAFLILFSIPFFPDTFLVYLFSLLGMRLKPFLVVCFVGGVVRSLVALGAIRLF, encoded by the coding sequence GTGCCCGACGGACCCCTCCGCCGCTTTGCCCGGGCCGTCCGCGAGGCCTTTTCCGCCGCGTGGGCGCTTGCGACCGACGCGTCAGCGCGGGCGGAGGTACGAGGCGCGGCCCGCCGGGACAAGCCTTCGGTTCCCCCGCGCTACGTGCATGCGCTCCTGCTCTTTGCGCTCGCCGGCGCCGCCATCGCGTGGGCCCTTGGCGCCGCGGTTCTCCTCGCGATGCGCCCGGACTTCCTCGGGTCTTGGAACGTCGCCTGGGGCATCTTCGCCGTCGCGCTTCTCACCGCGACCGTGCTCCCGACGCCCTACGAGCCGACCCTCATCCCGCTTGCGCGCGAGGGCGTCCTTGGCGCGGCCGTCGGCGTCACGGCCGCGGCGGCGGGCATCGCGCTTGGCGCCGCGTTCGTGTACTTCCTGGGAGGCGCCCTGCGCCAGGAGATGGAGCGCTGGACGCAGCACGGGATCGTTCGCGGTTTCCTGGAGTATTCGGAGCGTTTTGCGCGCCGGGCCGGGTACCCCGCTTTCCTCATCCTGTTCTCGATCCCCTTTTTTCCGGACACCTTCCTCGTGTACTTGTTCAGCCTGCTTGGCATGCGCCTGAAGCCGTTCCTCGTCGTGTGCTTCGTCGGCGGCGTGGTGCGCTCGCTTGTCGCCTTGGGCGCGATCCGCCTGTTCTGA
- a CDS encoding Nramp family divalent metal transporter produces the protein MPPLPPARIPAPPAGWKRLAWLGPGFLWMVSAAGSGELLFTPRVGALYGYALLWALLAAVALKWVVNREIGRYAVCRGVGVLQAFLPAPGRRPWVFALIVLPQVVVAVATLAGLAGGAATAVALAAGGDVRLWAAASLLSSTALVTLGRYKGVEKVATGIAVGLAAAAVAAAVAVRPDAGALAAGVVPSAPPDVDLAEVLPWLGFMLSGAAGLMWYSYWVRARGYGAAADKPERPVDPHALATEDRRRLSGWIRQVTLDTTVAVVGTLVITLAFLVLGAELLRPRGLVPEEERIAEVLGHLLGDVFGPVGFWFMVLGVFVGFWDTILSDQDGFGRFFADAAAHTLRDRPRGRVLALARAPRAWVLTLLTAAPLALYLAIGEPVTLLKIAGTIEAVQIPIVGAYVLRRNLRLPADLAPRRRTIAAMLAAVLFFGGFALLYLAQEAGIGA, from the coding sequence ATGCCGCCTCTGCCGCCCGCGCGGATCCCCGCCCCGCCGGCGGGGTGGAAGCGCTTGGCGTGGCTGGGCCCCGGATTCCTGTGGATGGTGTCGGCCGCAGGCTCAGGCGAGCTTCTGTTCACCCCGCGCGTGGGCGCGCTGTACGGATACGCGCTGCTGTGGGCCCTGCTTGCGGCCGTGGCGTTGAAGTGGGTGGTGAACCGCGAGATCGGGCGCTACGCGGTCTGCCGCGGCGTCGGCGTGCTGCAGGCGTTCCTTCCGGCGCCCGGCCGACGACCGTGGGTCTTTGCGCTCATCGTGCTGCCGCAGGTCGTCGTCGCCGTGGCCACGCTCGCCGGCCTGGCCGGAGGCGCGGCGACGGCCGTGGCGCTTGCCGCCGGCGGCGACGTTCGGCTCTGGGCCGCCGCCTCGCTCCTTTCTTCCACCGCGCTTGTCACGCTGGGCCGCTACAAGGGCGTCGAGAAGGTGGCGACCGGAATCGCCGTCGGGCTTGCCGCCGCGGCCGTGGCCGCGGCCGTCGCCGTCCGTCCGGACGCGGGCGCCCTGGCGGCAGGCGTCGTGCCAAGCGCGCCCCCGGACGTAGACCTCGCGGAGGTCCTGCCCTGGCTTGGCTTCATGCTGTCCGGAGCCGCCGGCCTCATGTGGTACTCCTACTGGGTCCGCGCGCGCGGCTACGGAGCGGCCGCCGACAAGCCCGAGCGGCCCGTCGATCCGCACGCGCTTGCGACCGAGGACCGTCGGCGCCTGTCGGGCTGGATCCGGCAGGTCACGCTCGACACGACGGTGGCCGTCGTGGGCACGCTTGTGATCACGCTCGCGTTCCTTGTCCTGGGCGCCGAGCTCCTTCGCCCCCGCGGCCTCGTTCCGGAGGAGGAGCGGATTGCGGAGGTCCTGGGACACCTCCTGGGCGACGTGTTTGGCCCGGTGGGATTCTGGTTCATGGTGCTTGGCGTGTTCGTGGGATTCTGGGACACGATCCTGTCGGACCAGGACGGGTTTGGCCGCTTCTTCGCGGACGCCGCCGCGCACACCTTGCGCGATCGCCCCCGTGGACGGGTCCTGGCGCTGGCGCGAGCCCCGCGCGCTTGGGTGCTCACGCTTCTCACCGCCGCGCCGCTTGCGCTCTACCTTGCGATCGGCGAGCCCGTCACGCTCCTCAAGATCGCCGGCACGATCGAGGCCGTGCAGATCCCGATCGTGGGCGCCTACGTGCTGCGCCGGAACCTGCGCTTGCCCGCCGATCTTGCCCCGCGGCGCCGCACGATCGCGGCGATGCTCGCAGCCGTGCTCTTCTTCGGCGGCTTTGCCCTCCTGTACCTCGCCCAGGAGGCCGGGATCGGCGCGTAG
- a CDS encoding DUF6496 domain-containing protein — protein MAEKDKQEGEYGEKARGFLSEEIRHHVKEKGMPQDQAVAAAMSEARRKGLKVPKREEKGERKE, from the coding sequence ATGGCGGAGAAGGACAAGCAAGAGGGCGAGTACGGCGAGAAGGCGCGAGGGTTCCTCTCGGAGGAGATCCGGCACCACGTGAAGGAGAAGGGCATGCCGCAGGACCAGGCCGTGGCGGCGGCCATGAGCGAGGCCCGGCGCAAGGGCCTCAAGGTGCCAAAGCGGGAGGAGAAGGGCGAGCGCAAGGAGTAG
- a CDS encoding EVE domain-containing protein: MPAHWLCKTEPHVYSIDDLARDRKTCWDGVRNYAARNHLRAMRKGDLVFVYHSNADPSAVVGVAAVAREAYADPTQFAKDDDPMHYDPKSDPADPIWSAVDLAFREKLANPVSLELVKRTPALARMALVRLARLSVQPVTAGEWAAVLRLARRKSG, encoded by the coding sequence GTGCCCGCGCACTGGCTGTGCAAGACCGAGCCCCACGTCTACTCGATCGACGACCTCGCGCGCGACCGCAAGACGTGCTGGGACGGCGTTCGCAACTACGCCGCCCGCAACCATCTCCGCGCCATGCGCAAGGGCGACCTCGTCTTCGTGTACCATTCGAACGCGGATCCGTCGGCCGTCGTGGGCGTCGCCGCCGTCGCCCGCGAGGCCTACGCCGACCCGACGCAGTTTGCGAAGGACGACGACCCGATGCATTATGACCCTAAATCGGATCCCGCCGACCCGATCTGGAGCGCCGTCGACCTCGCTTTCCGCGAGAAGCTTGCAAATCCGGTCTCGCTCGAGCTCGTGAAACGCACGCCCGCGCTCGCGCGCATGGCGCTCGTCCGGCTCGCGCGCCTCTCCGTGCAGCCGGTCACGGCCGGGGAATGGGCGGCAGTGCTGCGGCTTGCGCGCCGCAAGAGCGGCTAG
- a CDS encoding MEDS domain-containing protein has protein sequence MAAVAGKAAPPRGVLDLRPGDHACILYDSEENHRAVFTTFVREGLARGERVQYIADAHSPQAILAMLRADGLDAAAAVDAGQLRVLGSDAYTPGGRFDPDEMIGALGAAVDAALDDGFDGLRGTGEMSWVLRSPPGADRVMEYEAKLNRFFPGRKFTAICQYDTTRLPGRLVQEALTTHPFAMLGAEVFDNFYYIEPDVYLGPQREREVTRRWMDNLRTHRRFQEERLRARLSQLELERLRTLQQLQTDFLNEAAHLFATPMTPLRLQIATLQRVVPRENEAAHERLRELDVSFGRLAATLHRVLQTARKQPRKQS, from the coding sequence ATGGCGGCAGTTGCGGGGAAAGCCGCTCCGCCCCGCGGGGTCCTCGATCTGCGTCCGGGCGACCACGCGTGCATCCTCTACGATTCCGAGGAGAACCACCGCGCGGTCTTCACGACCTTCGTGCGCGAGGGGCTCGCGCGCGGCGAGCGGGTCCAGTACATCGCGGACGCGCATTCGCCCCAAGCGATCCTGGCGATGCTTCGGGCAGACGGGCTGGACGCGGCGGCCGCGGTGGACGCAGGCCAGCTGCGCGTGCTTGGATCCGACGCCTACACGCCCGGGGGCCGCTTCGATCCGGACGAGATGATCGGCGCCTTGGGCGCCGCCGTGGACGCGGCGTTGGACGACGGCTTTGACGGGCTGCGCGGCACCGGAGAGATGTCCTGGGTCCTGCGCTCGCCCCCGGGCGCCGATCGCGTCATGGAGTACGAGGCGAAGCTCAACCGCTTCTTCCCCGGCCGCAAGTTCACCGCCATCTGCCAGTACGACACGACGCGGCTGCCCGGGCGTCTCGTGCAGGAGGCGCTCACGACGCACCCGTTTGCCATGCTGGGCGCCGAGGTCTTCGACAACTTCTACTACATCGAGCCGGACGTGTACCTCGGCCCGCAGCGCGAGCGCGAGGTCACGCGCCGCTGGATGGACAACCTGCGGACGCACCGTCGCTTCCAGGAGGAGCGCCTGCGCGCTCGTCTGTCGCAGCTTGAGCTTGAGCGCTTGCGCACGCTGCAGCAGCTGCAGACGGATTTCCTCAACGAAGCGGCCCACTTGTTTGCCACGCCCATGACCCCGTTGCGTTTGCAGATCGCCACGCTGCAGCGGGTGGTTCCGCGCGAAAACGAGGCCGCCCACGAGCGCTTGCGGGAGCTGGACGTAAGCTTCGGTCGTCTGGCGGCAACGCTACATCGCGTGTTGCAGACGGCGCGCAAGCAACCTCGAAAGCAATCCTGA